Proteins encoded within one genomic window of Brassica rapa cultivar Chiifu-401-42 chromosome A09, CAAS_Brap_v3.01, whole genome shotgun sequence:
- the LOC103838791 gene encoding L-ascorbate peroxidase S, chloroplastic/mitochondrial isoform X1 produces the protein MAERVSLALNTTTTTMASSLRTQVSASRLLRFSSSGSKLSFPSSSLSFTRSLVSSPLLSQKRCQAALVNRSFSSAATTHCTAATDPEQLKSAREDIKELLNTKFCHPILVRLGWHDAGTYNKNISEWPQRGGANGSLRYEIELKHAANAGLVNALNLIKHIKDMYSGISYADLFQLASATAIEEAGGPKIPMKYGRVDTSGPHECPEEGRLPDAGPPSPANHLREVFYRMGLDDKDIVALSGAHTLGRSRPERSGWGKPETKYTKEGPGAPGGQSWTPEWLKFDNSYFTEIKEKRDEDLLVLPTDAAIFEDPSFKVYAEKYAADQDAFFKDYAESHAKLSNLGAKFNPPEGIII, from the exons ATGGCAGAGCGCGTGTCTCTCGCACTcaacaccaccaccaccactatgGCTTCCTCTCTTCGAACTCAAGTCTCAGCTTCTCGTCTCCTCCGCTTCTCCTCCTCTGGATCCAAACTCTCTTTTCCCTCGTCATCTTTATCGTTCACCAGGTCTCTCGTCTCATCGCCGCTTCTCTCTCAG AAGAGATGTCAAGCTGCGTTGGTGAATCGGAGCTTCAGCTCGGCTGCAACCACCCACTGCACAGCAGCTACGGATCCTGAACAGTTGAAGAGTGCTAGAGAAGACATCAAAGAGCTCCTCAACACCAAGTTTTGCCACCCAATTCTTGTTCGTTTGGGATGGCATGATGCTGGCACCTACAACAAGAACATCTCTGAGTGGCCTCAGAGAGGTGGAGCTAATGGCAGTCTCAGATACGAGATTGAGCTTAAGCACGCTGCTAATGCTG GTCTTGTAAATGCTTTAAACCTGATTAAGCACATCAAAGACATGTACTCTGGGATCTCCTACGCTGACCTATTCCAACTGGCCAGTGCTACTGCTATAGAG GAAGCTGGAGGACCAAAAATACCCATGAAATATGGAAGAGTTGATACCTCTGGTCCTCATGAATGTCCTGAAGAAGGAAGGCTTCCTG ACGCTGGTCCTCCTTCACCCGCTAATCATCTCAGAGAAGTCTTCTACAGAATGGGTTTAGACGATAAG GACATAGTTGCATTATCTGGTGCACACACCTTAGGAAGATCTCGGCCAGAACGTAGTGGTTGGGGGAAGCCAGAAACTAAGTACACG AAAGAGGGGCCGGGAGCACCAGGAGGACAGTCATGGACTCCAGAGTGGTTGAAGTTTGACAATTCTTACTTCACA GAAATCAAGGAAAAGAGAGATGAAGATCTTCTTGTCCTGCCCACTGATGCTGCCATCTTTGAAGATCCTTCTTTCAAG GTCTATGCTGAGAAGTATGCTGCAGATCAGGATGCTTTCTTCAAGGATTATGCTGAATCCCATGCAAAACTCAGCAATCTTGGAGCAAAATTTAACCCTCCTGAG GGTATCATTATCTAG
- the LOC103838791 gene encoding L-ascorbate peroxidase S, chloroplastic/mitochondrial isoform X2, with amino-acid sequence MAERVSLALNTTTTTMASSLRTQVSASRLLRFSSSGSKLSFPSSSLSFTRSLVSSPLLSQRCQAALVNRSFSSAATTHCTAATDPEQLKSAREDIKELLNTKFCHPILVRLGWHDAGTYNKNISEWPQRGGANGSLRYEIELKHAANAGLVNALNLIKHIKDMYSGISYADLFQLASATAIEEAGGPKIPMKYGRVDTSGPHECPEEGRLPDAGPPSPANHLREVFYRMGLDDKDIVALSGAHTLGRSRPERSGWGKPETKYTKEGPGAPGGQSWTPEWLKFDNSYFTEIKEKRDEDLLVLPTDAAIFEDPSFKVYAEKYAADQDAFFKDYAESHAKLSNLGAKFNPPEGIII; translated from the exons ATGGCAGAGCGCGTGTCTCTCGCACTcaacaccaccaccaccactatgGCTTCCTCTCTTCGAACTCAAGTCTCAGCTTCTCGTCTCCTCCGCTTCTCCTCCTCTGGATCCAAACTCTCTTTTCCCTCGTCATCTTTATCGTTCACCAGGTCTCTCGTCTCATCGCCGCTTCTCTCTCAG AGATGTCAAGCTGCGTTGGTGAATCGGAGCTTCAGCTCGGCTGCAACCACCCACTGCACAGCAGCTACGGATCCTGAACAGTTGAAGAGTGCTAGAGAAGACATCAAAGAGCTCCTCAACACCAAGTTTTGCCACCCAATTCTTGTTCGTTTGGGATGGCATGATGCTGGCACCTACAACAAGAACATCTCTGAGTGGCCTCAGAGAGGTGGAGCTAATGGCAGTCTCAGATACGAGATTGAGCTTAAGCACGCTGCTAATGCTG GTCTTGTAAATGCTTTAAACCTGATTAAGCACATCAAAGACATGTACTCTGGGATCTCCTACGCTGACCTATTCCAACTGGCCAGTGCTACTGCTATAGAG GAAGCTGGAGGACCAAAAATACCCATGAAATATGGAAGAGTTGATACCTCTGGTCCTCATGAATGTCCTGAAGAAGGAAGGCTTCCTG ACGCTGGTCCTCCTTCACCCGCTAATCATCTCAGAGAAGTCTTCTACAGAATGGGTTTAGACGATAAG GACATAGTTGCATTATCTGGTGCACACACCTTAGGAAGATCTCGGCCAGAACGTAGTGGTTGGGGGAAGCCAGAAACTAAGTACACG AAAGAGGGGCCGGGAGCACCAGGAGGACAGTCATGGACTCCAGAGTGGTTGAAGTTTGACAATTCTTACTTCACA GAAATCAAGGAAAAGAGAGATGAAGATCTTCTTGTCCTGCCCACTGATGCTGCCATCTTTGAAGATCCTTCTTTCAAG GTCTATGCTGAGAAGTATGCTGCAGATCAGGATGCTTTCTTCAAGGATTATGCTGAATCCCATGCAAAACTCAGCAATCTTGGAGCAAAATTTAACCCTCCTGAG GGTATCATTATCTAG
- the LOC103838792 gene encoding mitogen-activated protein kinase kinase kinase 1, translating to MDRIIARMKKSSGRRGDKTPTRRLERRDALKHINYDAASTSTWSAEDISASLVTRSLELPDRTSFRIFGGGDVEMDQIYKSLGLSGPDDLAISFDAWEACKKRSSSDVINRFKSFELDLHNFPVQSLSEAAPSYGENKPCLERRPTITVKSRGYLVPNHGDVASGGGAGENKPCLERTPTITVKSRGYLVPNQSDVASGGGAGEDKRGLVRTPTITVKSRGYLVPNQSDVGIKGVRPPVLKPPPAKRPPIDHQGSSWDFLTHFAPEDGIVRRPSSSSTSDNGEETLEEEVDTGDEACSFSTNEGGGDSSSTVSNTSPIYANGGSIITSWQKGGLLGRGSFGSVFEGISGDGDFFAVKEVSLLEQGSQAQECIQQLEGEIALLSQLQHQNIVRYRGTAKDGSNLYIFLELVTQGSLSKLYQRYQLMDSVVSTYTRQILDGLKYLHDKGFIHRDIKCANILVDANGAVKLADFGLAKVSKLNDIKSCKGTPFWMAPEVINPKRTDGYGSSADIWSLGCTVLEMLTGQIPYCDLENPVQALYRIGRGVLPDIPDTLSLDGRDFITECLKVDPEERPTAAELLNHPFVRRPLAYSGSGLGSASPHVHRRG from the exons ATGGATAGAATTATAGCTCGAATGAAGAAATCGTCGGGTAGAAGAGGGGATAAAACGCCGACAAGGCGGTTAGAGCGCCGTGACGCCTTGAAGCATATTAATTATGACGCAGCGTCGACTTCCACTTGGTCAGCTGAAGATATCTCCGCTTCTCTGGTGACGCGCTCTCTGGAGTTGCCAGATCGCACCAGTTTCCGAATCTTCGGAGGTGGAGATGTAGAAATGGATCAGATTTACAAGTCCCTTGGTTTGTCTGGTCCTGATGATTTGGCTATATCTTTTGACGCCTGGGAAGCTTGCAAGAAGCGTTCGTCTTCAGATGTTATCAACAGGTTCAAGTCTTTCGAGCTCGATCTTCACAATTTTCCTGTTCAGAGTTTGAGTGAAGCGGCTCCTAGCTATGGAGAAAACAAGCCTTGTCTTGAGCGAAGACCAACCATCACTGTAAAGTCTAGAGGTTATCTTGTTCCAAATCACGGTGATGTTGCTTCTGGTGGTGGTGCAGGAGAAAACAAGCCTTGTCTTGAGCGAACACCGACCATCACTGTAAAGTCTAGAGGTTATCTTGTTCCAAATCAGAGTGATGTTGCTTCTGGTGGTGGTGCGGGAGAAGACAAGCGTGGTCTTGTGCGAACACCGACCATCACTGTAAAGTCTAGAGGTTATCTTGTTCCAAATCAGAGTGATGTTGGTATAAAGGGAGTAAGGCCACCGGTGCTTAAGCCTCCTCCGGCCAAACGACCTCCTATTGATCATCAGGGATCATCTTGGGATTTCCTTACCCATTTCGCCCCAGAGGATGGAATTGTTAGGCGGCCAAGTTCCTCTTCTACTTCCGACAATGGAGAGGAAACCTTGGAAGAGGAAGTGGATACTGGTGATGAGGCATGCTCATTCAGTACGAACGAAGGTGGTGGTGACTCCTCAAGCACTGTATCCAATACTTCGCCCATTTATGCAAACGGTGGATCTATCATCACGTCGTGGCAGAAGGGTGGACTTCTGGGACGAGGATCGTTTGGCTCCGTTTTTGAAGGCATTTCAGG AGATGGGGACTTCTTTGCTGTTAAGGAAGTTTCACTACTTGAACAAGGAAGTCAGGCACAAGAATGCATACAACAACTCGAGGGG GAGATTGCACTGCTTAGCCAGCTTCAGCATCAGAATATCGTGAGATATCGTGGCACTGCCAAG GATGGGTCGAATTTGTACATCTTTCTTGAGCTTGTAACCCAGGGGTCTCTTTCAAAGCTCTACCAAAGATACCAGCTTATGGACTCTGTAGTCTCCACGTACACTAGACAAATTCTTGATGGTTTGAAGTATCTCCACGACAAAGGTTTTATTCACAG GGACATCAAATGTGCAAACATACTGGTGGACGCCAACGGAGCTGTTAAACTTGCAGATTTTGGATTAGCAAAG gtTTCAAAATTGAACGACATTAAGTCCTGCAAGGGAACTCCATTCTGGATGGCTCCAGAG GTTATTAACCCGAAGCGTACTGATGGGTATGGAAGTTCAGCTGATATATGGAGCCTTGGGTGCACAGTGCTGGAAATGCTCACTGGTCAGATCCCCTACTGCGATCTAGAAAACCCC GTTCAAGCCCTGTATAGGATCGGAAGGGGTGTGCTTCCGGAcatacctgatacattatcacTCGATGGCCGAGATTTCATAACTGAATGTCTCAAAGTGGACCCTGAAGAGCGGCCAACTGCGGCTGAGCTGCTGAACCATCCATTTGTGAGAAGGCCCTTAGCATACTCAGGCTCGGGATTGGGATCAGCATCTCCGCATGTCCATAGACGAGGCTAA